One stretch of Candidatus Hydrogenedentota bacterium DNA includes these proteins:
- the nuoE gene encoding NADH-quinone oxidoreductase subunit NuoE, with product MFQTQQDKLNQDIQRWGDEFGRTRSALIPILQEIQAKYFHVSEHAMQVVANMLDIHPVEVYGVVSFYSFLDHRPKGKFIIRLCRTLSCAMQNKDRVARQLENDLGISFGETTPDGRFTLEWANCIGMCDQGPAMLVNDHVFTRVTPDKVHDILDGCRRAFGVFATEKRQEYLV from the coding sequence ATGTTTCAGACCCAACAAGACAAGCTCAACCAGGACATCCAGAGATGGGGAGACGAGTTCGGGCGTACGCGCAGCGCGCTGATCCCCATTCTGCAGGAGATACAGGCGAAGTATTTCCACGTCTCCGAACACGCCATGCAAGTGGTCGCGAACATGCTCGACATTCATCCGGTCGAGGTATACGGCGTGGTCTCCTTCTACAGTTTTCTCGACCATCGCCCCAAGGGGAAGTTCATCATCCGGCTGTGCCGCACCCTTTCCTGCGCGATGCAGAACAAAGACCGGGTCGCGCGTCAGCTTGAGAACGACCTGGGCATTTCGTTTGGCGAAACGACGCCGGACGGCCGGTTCACGCTCGAGTGGGCGAACTGCATCGGCATGTGCGACCAGGGGCCCGCGATGCTCGTGAACGATCACGTGTTCACGCGCGTGACGCCGGACAAGGTCCACGACATACTCGATGGGTGCAGGCGGGCCTTTGGGGTGTTCGCCACGGAGAAACGGCAGGAGTACCTCGTATGA
- a CDS encoding response regulator: protein MAKILIVDDDPDITEAASLFLEKEGYEVASAHDKASGMAAVESFKPDLIILDVMMEQPDDGMTMAQELRRKDFKSPILMLTSIGMVTGLQYGSDDDLVPVEEFQEKPVEPATLIAKVKRLLEKKKEG, encoded by the coding sequence ATGGCAAAGATCCTGATCGTCGACGATGATCCCGACATCACGGAAGCCGCGTCTCTCTTTCTCGAGAAGGAGGGCTATGAAGTCGCCAGTGCGCACGACAAAGCTTCCGGGATGGCAGCCGTAGAGTCATTCAAGCCGGATCTCATCATCTTGGACGTGATGATGGAACAACCGGACGACGGAATGACGATGGCACAAGAACTTCGCCGCAAAGACTTCAAGTCACCCATTCTCATGCTGACCAGCATCGGCATGGTGACGGGCTTGCAGTACGGCAGTGACGACGACCTTGTGCCTGTGGAGGAATTCCAGGAGAAGCCCGTCGAGCCCGCCACGCTCATCGCGAAGGTGAAGCGCCTTCTCGAAAAGAAGAAGGAGGGGTAG
- a CDS encoding response regulator, which translates to MSINRTELEAVLAEFVGAGIERSGRCVLVTDGVPTESLLEGLSRCGLDAEAAMLSGTLIIADRANTVDSSGTPLSRLTAGSPGRETWVVVVNPTLPDAQETFLQMAQDRVLSVREVCETNKLVLLEALETEQYPGYDPIDLLRMYPAVYSRGAVCRNRYYIQTGEFLESLDPESRLDTVLNDIRAVEQSESALHETQERLRNQVDSDKRLKTERVLRETYAMLRAVVQASPAAIVVFDPSLRVSTWNPAAEFLLGCPRRDVLGVRLSTYTTDGSPIEDLARNCFEGNRVAGQELTIQRKDGSEITLAFWTAPIIETDGSVTGVMVLMIDVTKAKELESQLIQAQKMEAIGRLAGGIAHDFNNLLLAILGTTELMLSREDLSEDTRFDVADIRRAADRASALTRQLLAFSRKQILQPRALDLNAVIADMHKMMSRLLKEDIELEMKLHPDLDHVKADPGQVEQIILNLVMNARDAMTDGGSISLSTASTTITASYDPETTGLPPGGYVVLEVRDSGCGMSEEVLAHIFEPFYTTKPADKGTGLGLSTVYGIVKQSGGGIVVESEPGKGSAFRVYLPSTQEEVPAGEVGTVTRSLRIGTETVLVVEDEDMVRGPVVKVLQMDGYETLEAGSGEEALKIIESFEGTIHLMVTDVVMPGMNGRELAEHVVKLRPGTKVLFMSGHMEELIIGQGVLAPGVPFLQKPFQMTVFADKVREMLDLPKKNRRRAC; encoded by the coding sequence GTGTCCATAAACCGAACCGAATTAGAAGCTGTCCTTGCCGAGTTTGTCGGCGCCGGAATCGAGCGATCGGGCCGCTGTGTCCTGGTTACAGATGGCGTTCCCACCGAATCTCTACTTGAAGGCCTTTCGCGCTGCGGACTGGACGCCGAGGCCGCCATGTTGTCGGGCACGCTGATCATCGCGGATCGCGCCAATACGGTCGACTCGTCGGGGACGCCCTTGTCCCGTCTTACCGCAGGCTCCCCGGGCCGGGAAACCTGGGTGGTCGTGGTCAACCCCACGTTGCCGGACGCGCAGGAAACGTTTCTGCAAATGGCGCAGGACAGGGTGTTGAGTGTCCGCGAAGTCTGTGAAACAAATAAACTCGTTCTATTAGAAGCCCTGGAAACAGAGCAGTATCCGGGCTACGATCCCATCGATCTGCTTCGCATGTATCCTGCCGTGTATTCGCGCGGCGCAGTCTGCCGCAATCGCTACTACATTCAAACCGGTGAATTCCTGGAATCCCTGGACCCCGAATCCAGACTGGATACCGTGCTTAACGACATCCGTGCCGTGGAGCAATCGGAAAGCGCCCTGCACGAGACCCAGGAGCGTCTGCGCAACCAGGTCGACTCCGATAAGCGCCTGAAGACAGAGCGCGTGTTGCGCGAGACGTACGCCATGTTGCGTGCCGTAGTGCAAGCCTCTCCCGCGGCGATTGTGGTGTTCGACCCAAGCCTGCGCGTATCGACGTGGAACCCCGCGGCAGAGTTCCTTCTGGGGTGCCCACGCAGGGACGTGCTTGGCGTTCGCTTAAGCACCTATACGACTGACGGCTCTCCAATCGAAGACCTCGCGCGAAACTGTTTCGAGGGAAATCGAGTGGCGGGGCAGGAACTCACGATCCAGCGAAAAGACGGCTCTGAAATCACGCTCGCATTCTGGACGGCTCCTATCATCGAGACCGATGGAAGCGTGACCGGCGTCATGGTTCTGATGATCGACGTGACAAAGGCAAAAGAGCTTGAGAGTCAGTTGATTCAAGCGCAGAAGATGGAAGCTATCGGCCGACTCGCTGGAGGGATTGCGCACGACTTCAACAACCTGCTTCTGGCAATTCTGGGCACGACGGAATTGATGCTCTCGCGCGAAGACCTTTCCGAAGACACGCGGTTCGACGTCGCGGATATTCGCCGCGCGGCGGATCGCGCGAGCGCCTTGACGCGGCAATTGCTGGCCTTCAGCAGGAAGCAAATACTTCAACCGCGCGCGCTCGACCTGAATGCCGTCATTGCCGACATGCACAAAATGATGTCGCGCCTGCTGAAAGAAGATATTGAGCTGGAGATGAAATTGCACCCCGATCTGGATCATGTCAAGGCAGATCCGGGCCAGGTCGAGCAGATCATTCTGAATCTTGTCATGAACGCGCGCGACGCGATGACTGACGGAGGCAGTATCTCGCTGTCTACCGCGAGCACAACCATTACCGCTTCGTACGATCCTGAAACGACCGGCCTGCCGCCCGGAGGATACGTCGTCTTGGAAGTGCGGGATTCCGGGTGCGGGATGAGCGAGGAAGTACTCGCGCACATCTTCGAGCCCTTCTACACGACGAAGCCGGCAGATAAAGGGACTGGCCTGGGTCTTTCGACGGTTTATGGAATTGTAAAGCAAAGTGGCGGTGGCATCGTCGTCGAGAGCGAACCCGGAAAGGGCTCGGCATTTCGCGTGTACCTTCCCTCCACGCAAGAGGAAGTCCCCGCGGGTGAAGTCGGCACGGTTACACGAAGCCTACGCATCGGCACAGAGACGGTCCTCGTAGTGGAAGACGAAGACATGGTTCGCGGACCGGTGGTCAAGGTGCTTCAGATGGACGGATACGAAACGCTCGAGGCCGGCAGCGGCGAAGAAGCGCTGAAGATTATCGAATCGTTCGAAGGCACGATTCATCTGATGGTAACAGACGTTGTGATGCCGGGCATGAACGGTCGCGAACTCGCGGAGCACGTTGTG